In Setaria italica strain Yugu1 chromosome IX, Setaria_italica_v2.0, whole genome shotgun sequence, the genomic stretch GCGTACAACAAAGGGAAGACACTTGTTTTCAGTAAGGTTCCACTACCTGATTATCGAGCAGATCTTGATGAGAGGCATGGATCAACTCAAAAAGAGGTGCTATGGTGATGTCTCATTGATACTGTATAATAACATGATTATAAGTGTCAGTTTGTTGATTGTTGTTTCTATTTTTAACTGGGGCAGATTAAGATGTCTAATCAGACAGAGAGGCGAGTGGAAGATCTCTTATCCAGGTCAAAGTTGAATACCAGCGATTCTGCAAGCACTTCTAATGTATCAATAAGGCAATCTTTGCCTAGCACATCCTCATCAGTTGTTGAACGAGCAACAGATGTTGATAAAGAAAAACTCAGTTCTCAGCTTAGGGATTTGCAGAATTCAAGGAAGGTACTGTCAATGACTGcgactccctcccctcccccccctcCTTAAACAATTTAAGAGCATTCCTTCAGGGATCCTACCatctatgttttctttcagATGGCGGCAAGTGCTAGATCAATGCAATCTTTCAGGGAGAAATTACCTGCATTCAACATGAGAGAAGGATTTCTGAAAGCAGTAGCAGCTAATCAGGTAAGCTACTTCCAAAGTTTGTTCTACTTTGTTGTGTATCCACTGAATGTTCTGTCTGGACAGTGCATGCTTTATAGCCTCAGTAGCATGTATCTTCCACTGTACACCCTGCTATTTTCCTTAGTGATTACTTGTTTTCCCTTTATTCAGAAAGTTATCTTGTGAATGGATGGACATAATTAACATGAGTTTTCAAAATTAATTGATGCACAGATCCTGACATGTTCATACTATAAAATGATTACGGGGTTAGTATTATGCTGTTTGTGATTGTCATGTGGGCCAGATGTGAACTTGATCACATGTTCAAGAATGTGTATACTGTAGGGTTCTATAATTGTTcttttttagatggaattgcTCTTATTTTTGTGGCAatttggttttcttttttttaaaaaaaaaacttattggGTTTTTCTGTATCAGGTTCTGGTCATATCTGGTGAGACAGGTTGTGGTAAAACAACCCAGCTTCCACAGTTCATTCTAGAAGAAGAAATAGATAACCTTTGTGGTGCTGATTGCAGCATAATCTGTACTCAGCCCCGCCGTATATCTGCCATATCAGTAGCAGCAAGAGTAGCTGCTGAAAGAGGTGAAGAGCTTGGTGAGACTGTTGGGTACCAGATTCGCCTAGAATCAAAACGGTCTGCACAAACACGACTGCTGTTCTGCACTACTGGAGTTTTGCTTAGAAGACTGGTATGACTTCATTTACAGAATTGATGTATCATGTCCTAAGATACCCATGCCACTTGATCATTGCTTGTTTTCATTTTTCTGCTTTCTGAATTTAAATTGAAGtgtatttttccttcatttattGGTGATGGCTGCCTTTTGTTGTATATTGGAATTGGTAATTTGGTTCTACATAGCTTACATAGAAGCAGCTGCATAATTGATATTGTAAATTTATTTCAAATCTAAGTTCCTTTAGTGAACATGCCTCTTAACACCGGTGAAAGTATTCTATACTCTCAAGCAATGTCAGACATCTCAATGCATTTATCTGATTTTGTGATTTACACACATGAGCTTTTAGTTATCTGACTTATGGAATCCATACCTATGAATACCATCTCTGAACTGAATGTGTACTGGCATAGTTTTCCTCACTCACTTCCACCTTAAGACTTGCACTGGCAGTTCAATGCACCAGCTAGTTAACATTTTTTTCCGTATGCTGTCATTTTGGTTTCATTAGACTTCATTTAATTGTAAATGATATACTACTGTAGGCTCAAGAGCCAGACTTAGTTGGTGTAAGTCATTTACTAATTGATGAGATTCATGAACGTGGAATGAACGAAGATTTTCTGATCATAATACTGCGTGACCTTCTACCAAGACGTCCAGACCTTCGCCTTGTATTGATGAGTGCAACTATAAATGCAGAACTGTTTTCCAAGTACTTTGGAGATGCTTCAATAATGCACATCCCGGTACTGAAATTTCTTGAACAACATCAATAGAAGACATGATCGATTCAATATTTCTTAATGTTATATTTAAGATGAGGTGTTTTGATTTTTGAACAGGGGTTCACTTTTCCTGTTGCTGAGTTTTTTCTGGAAGATGTCTTAGAAAAGACTCGTTACAAGATCAAGTCCGAACGTGATAGTTCTGCAGGTAGTTCGAGAAGAAAGAGGCTTTCGTCAGTTAAGAGTGATCCATTATCTGATCTTTTTGAGGTAatcttcatttttttcttgtcACATCAACccctttttttcttaatttagTACTGATGTGCATGGATTAGTCCAATTGTGTACTTTCGATATGCGCATTGTGTCATACTGATTTTGCATTTTCTCTCTCTAATCCAGATAAAAAACTGAGAACCAAATCTTTGCAGAAACCAGATGTGCTTGGTTTTCCTTCAACATTATTTTGCTCACTTACTGTGTTTTCCCAGGACATTGACATTGATAAGGAATATGGAAATTACAGCATTACAACGAGGCAGTCCCTTGAAGCTTGGTCTGCTGCTGAACTAGATTTGAGCCTTGTATGTACTTAGTTTTTTGCTCTATAATTTCAAGTGCATACATTTGGTTCAACagttactccctctgtttgGATTTACCAGGTGCAGATTTTTTGTTTAGCTGTTCAGATATAGAGGTTGCACATTTTTCCCAATGCAGAAATGTACATGAATATTGAATACCCCTAGTTAGGTCCAGCATTTGCGATGGCATTAACTTCTCGCTATTCTTAAGCAGTCACTTCTGTAAGCGCATGGGCAGGCATGCAGCTCAAACTAAAGATGCTATTGGTGCCCAGCTATGCATGCGGCTGCATTAACTACCAAAGCAAACCCGGCATCAACAGGCTAGCAGCTCATGCGCAGTTAACACTAAGCAAGGGCAATATTGCCCCATTGAGCAACATCTTCGGTCTTCAAGCCAAAAAAATGGCGTCCTGTCTATccgaacggagggagtagcttgaAATTTTATGTTTTTGGTATAATTGTGGATGTGAAACTAGTTTCTTGAATATATCACTGTGGTTAACTGGATATATATGCTAGATGTTGTTCAAAAGAACATGGGGCCATCCACCACATAATTGATATAGATTGTACAATCATCAGCTTTTATCAACCTTTTTTCACTTGTGTGTTGTGAGATATTTACAATAAAACCGGAGTAACTAGCGAAAAGAGCTTTCCAAACTCCTGCCATGCTTTTTCCCCCACTTATTTGCTCTGCATATTCATTGGAGAACCATATGTATTCTTTTTCTTCACTCATCATGGAAGACATAATTCTGAGTTTCTATCATCATTTTACACAATCTTGGTCTGATACGACACCTATGGTTTGGCGTTACCATATCCAAGAAGAAACATTCCATGCTAGGAACTTATTTCAGTAACACATTATAACCTATCTGTGCAGCTAATGCCTTCTTGTTGACATTTTAGGTAGAAAGTACAATTGAGTATATTTGTCGCTATGAAGCAGAAGGTGCAATCCTTGTGTTCCTTACTGGCTGGGATGAAATTTCGAAACTTCTTGACAAGATTAAAGGGAATACTTTCCTTGGAAGTTCGAACAGATTCCTTGTTCTTCCTTTGCATGGCTCTATGCCAACTGTCAATCAGCGTGAAATTTTTGACAGACCGCCAGCAAATATGAGGTGAATCACTTAGCTATGTATCGAGAAAATCGAATATTCAGTGTATTAGGTACATGATTGTGATGCATATGTTCCAAACAAGGTTTTTCTTTTAATTGCACAACATCTCCTGGGTATCTTTGACCACCATGCTTTGCTTAGAAAGTCGTAGAAATATGCTGATTTTCTTACCCTTATAGCCTTAATGTTTCTTTGATATCTCTACATCTCTTTGATAGCAAAATTTTATTCTCATACATATGTAGCACATAGTTAAAAATACCGTCAGGTATTGATCTGACGAAGGTACAAAATTAGGACAATTTTTTCAGCAAAGCATGAGTATATTAACAATGAAATTTACTTCAGCCATTTCCCTTCCAGTACCCTTTTATGTGGGATATTTCAATTTATTATGTTATTTGGACCACATCTGAGCATAAATGTATTTTTATcattctcatttttttcttgaTGCCAACTTACCATTCTGATTGATTTCAATGTTTTTTCTTGATGTAAATTATTTCATGTTGTGCACTCGTGCACGACTCTTTAGTTTAACAATTCATCCAAACTACATCTTGTAATGCCAATAGCATTCTATTTTAGCTACTTTACACGCCTTACTGTCTTAACGATTATATATGTAATTTCAGAAAAATTGTTCTAGCAACCAATATTGCGGAGAGTAGTATTACAATAGATGATGTTGTCTATGTAATTGATTGTGGTAAGGCCAAGGAAACAAGCTATGATGCCTTGAACAAGCTTGCATGCCTTCTACCATCGTGGATATCAAAAGCTTCTGCTCATCAGGTATGGTGCTGCTGGCAATGTAACTAGGCATTGTGGCAAATTTGAAAAATGATTAACATTAcccatttttgttttgtttcacaGAGGCGAGGCCGTGCAGGCCGCGTTCAGCCAGGGTTTTGCTATAGGCTTTATCCAAAAGTCATTCATGATGCAATGCCGCAGTTTCAATTGCCTGAAATTCTTAGGACTCCTTTGCAAGAACTATGCCTTACTATCAAAAGCTTACAGCTTGGAGCTGTATCTTCCTTTTTGGCAAAGTCACTGCAGCCTCCTGATCCGCTTTCTGTCAATAATGCAATTGAGCTTCTTAAAACCATTGGCGCGCTCGATGATATGGAGGAACTCACATCTCTAGGTATGAAGCTTTGCTGCTAACTGGCATATAAGTGTTCTAGCCTATCTGATTTTATTCCAGCTCATGTGCTCTTTGCTGATCCTTGTTTTGTTCTGTGCAGGACGACATCTCTGTACACTTCCACTGGATCCAAACCTTGGAAAAATGCTGCTTATGGGATCCGTATTCCAGTGCCTGGACCCAGTATTAACAATTGCTGCTGCTCTTGCATACCGTAATCCATTTGTGCTCCCAATTGATAGAAAAGAAGAAGCTGATGCTGTTAAAAGATCATTTGCTGGTAACTCCTGCAGGTAATTATTGTAACAGTTTTGTTACTTCGATATTTGTTTAGGATTAAGGAAGAATTTTTGGATACCTGGACTAACAAGATGGTATTTCTACAACCATAGATTATACTCAGTAGAACCATGTCTATGACTTTCgctaaaagaaaaggaaaaagaaaagaaaccatGTCTGTGATTGTTTGTCCCGTGCCTATTTGaacttagcaaaaaaaaaaatttgtagtACTTGAATGTATGCCGTCTTGTATCACTTCAGTAGTGCAGATATTACTTCACTTGTAGCACCTGTAGGACAGTTGCTTCTTACATGTTGCTAGAGGAAAGTTCGGGTCTGCTTGGTTCTCTTGCTAACCCTTGCCTAGCCTTTCCTAGCAAGGTTAGAGAACAAGCAAGCATGTTTGGTTGCTTTgcttggtttgaatttgggcaaggtgagcaaagattttcttgcttttgagagagagccaaattGGCTCCCCCCACCTAGCAAGG encodes the following:
- the LOC101773491 gene encoding DExH-box ATP-dependent RNA helicase DExH1 isoform X1 codes for the protein MLLHSSACRGSHLLSSCSSISGRFLHLPLVPTPLKTLGALRTLAAMSYRGGRGGGGPNSHRGRGRGGGGGGRGGRGGGGGGGGRGEQRWWDPQWRAERLRQMHGEVEKVDENEWWNRIGQLREGTQQELVVKRNFGRDGQNILADMAQRQGIYFNAYNKGKTLVFSKVPLPDYRADLDERHGSTQKEIKMSNQTERRVEDLLSRSKLNTSDSASTSNVSIRQSLPSTSSSVVERATDVDKEKLSSQLRDLQNSRKMAASARSMQSFREKLPAFNMREGFLKAVAANQVLVISGETGCGKTTQLPQFILEEEIDNLCGADCSIICTQPRRISAISVAARVAAERGEELGETVGYQIRLESKRSAQTRLLFCTTGVLLRRLAQEPDLVGVSHLLIDEIHERGMNEDFLIIILRDLLPRRPDLRLVLMSATINAELFSKYFGDASIMHIPGFTFPVAEFFLEDVLEKTRYKIKSERDSSAGSSRRKRLSSVKSDPLSDLFEDIDIDKEYGNYSITTRQSLEAWSAAELDLSLVESTIEYICRYEAEGAILVFLTGWDEISKLLDKIKGNTFLGSSNRFLVLPLHGSMPTVNQREIFDRPPANMRKIVLATNIAESSITIDDVVYVIDCGKAKETSYDALNKLACLLPSWISKASAHQRRGRAGRVQPGFCYRLYPKVIHDAMPQFQLPEILRTPLQELCLTIKSLQLGAVSSFLAKSLQPPDPLSVNNAIELLKTIGALDDMEELTSLGRHLCTLPLDPNLGKMLLMGSVFQCLDPVLTIAAALAYRNPFVLPIDRKEEADAVKRSFAGNSCSDHIALLKAFVAWNEAKRSGRERSFCWENFLSPMTLKMMDDMRNQFFDLLSDIGFVSKTRGVKAYNQYGSDLEMVCAVLCAGLYPNVVQCKRRGKRTAFYTKDVGKVDIHPSSVNAFVNQFPLPYLVYSEKVKTASIYVRDSTNISDYALLLFGGSLSPSKTGEGIEMLGGYLHFSAPKRTIELIQRLRGELDKLLQRKIEEPGVDIFSEGMGVVAAAVELLHSQNEYH
- the LOC101773491 gene encoding DExH-box ATP-dependent RNA helicase DExH1 isoform X2; this translates as MDRIYLQTWPRDKGFTYSNAYNKGKTLVFSKVPLPDYRADLDERHGSTQKEIKMSNQTERRVEDLLSRSKLNTSDSASTSNVSIRQSLPSTSSSVVERATDVDKEKLSSQLRDLQNSRKMAASARSMQSFREKLPAFNMREGFLKAVAANQVLVISGETGCGKTTQLPQFILEEEIDNLCGADCSIICTQPRRISAISVAARVAAERGEELGETVGYQIRLESKRSAQTRLLFCTTGVLLRRLAQEPDLVGVSHLLIDEIHERGMNEDFLIIILRDLLPRRPDLRLVLMSATINAELFSKYFGDASIMHIPGFTFPVAEFFLEDVLEKTRYKIKSERDSSAGSSRRKRLSSVKSDPLSDLFEDIDIDKEYGNYSITTRQSLEAWSAAELDLSLVESTIEYICRYEAEGAILVFLTGWDEISKLLDKIKGNTFLGSSNRFLVLPLHGSMPTVNQREIFDRPPANMRKIVLATNIAESSITIDDVVYVIDCGKAKETSYDALNKLACLLPSWISKASAHQRRGRAGRVQPGFCYRLYPKVIHDAMPQFQLPEILRTPLQELCLTIKSLQLGAVSSFLAKSLQPPDPLSVNNAIELLKTIGALDDMEELTSLGRHLCTLPLDPNLGKMLLMGSVFQCLDPVLTIAAALAYRNPFVLPIDRKEEADAVKRSFAGNSCSDHIALLKAFVAWNEAKRSGRERSFCWENFLSPMTLKMMDDMRNQFFDLLSDIGFVSKTRGVKAYNQYGSDLEMVCAVLCAGLYPNVVQCKRRGKRTAFYTKDVGKVDIHPSSVNAFVNQFPLPYLVYSEKVKTASIYVRDSTNISDYALLLFGGSLSPSKTGEGIEMLGGYLHFSAPKRTIELIQRLRGELDKLLQRKIEEPGVDIFSEGMGVVAAAVELLHSQNEYH